From the genome of Tripterygium wilfordii isolate XIE 37 chromosome 6, ASM1340144v1, whole genome shotgun sequence:
CAAAGTTTGTAGACCACCGCCAGGGCTACAGCTCTTTGTCTCAGCCGGTTGAGGTTGGTTCCTGAGCCAAGTCTTGATCATGGACAACccaatattattattgttgttgttggctTCTTCTATGCCTCCGTCAGTACTGTTGTTAATTATAATGTTTGTTGTTGTAGGAGGCAGCAGCTGATGATggcaagaagagagagatgatgagaaGATGTAGTCTCTTGCTCCTGCACCTGCACTACTAGTAGTAGTGTCGGTGTGTTCGTGGCCGCCAAGGAAGTTCTCGAGCTTTGGTTCTTGGTGGTTTTGGTTTCCATCGATGATAACATTGTTGAACATGCACAGCTCTGATGATGAACCCTTGATATTCCAATCTACAAGGACaatcaacaatatatatatatctctatatCATCAATATTAATTACAAAAGGACTATTAATTACTAGTGTTTAATTACGTACATAAATTAATCAAAGAGTAGTAGTTTGGGTTTCTGAATAACCTTGACAAGGAGTGGCGGTGTTATTCCTGTTGAAGGCTTCGAGTATGCCAAAAGGGGGGGGAGGAACTCCAGTGGCGGAGGTCATGAGATCAAAACACTCCTCCGATACTTGTTCCTCTTCTTCAGAGTGAAACCCAAGCCCTGTGTTTTGAGGAGACAGGGAGAAGGCCAACCATTTATTCATCGAACCCATACCCCTTAACTTTTAGAATATCACTATCGAATTCAAGAGTTTcaagcagagagagagagagagagagagagaggaccgATCTCTGAttgatttgagagagagagagagagagagatgatcaCTTCATGCATGAATTAGTACTATATATGgcattttgagagagagaaagccaTGGCTATGACTTTATGAGCAGGTAGAAACGaagcaagaaagaagaaggtcaaaaaaatctctcttccaaatcaaaatttgaaCACTCGTATATATCatttctatctctctctctcttcttactTAATGAACAAGGGTAGTTTCGTATTTTAGTGTGCAAAGATatcttcattaattaaaaattctctctctctcaacaatCTAATCCTAGGGTGACTTAATTAGTAGTAAAGGCCTAAAGGGTTAACAAAAATTAATAACCCAAAAGGTGTTAGGAGTTCTGGAAGTAATTaactttttgtttggtttgtggGTAATCTTGTGCTTATCTCCATCGATCATGCCTTTAAATGTATACTTAATTAAAATTATCATATTCCATGATATTGTTCAAGGTCCTaacatattacatatatatacacgtacacaTGGGTTCTCATATGACTAGCTATAACCTAAGACCTAACTACCTTATGGTTTCTTAAATTTCAAACAATTTTAATTTCAACTAGTAATATTTTCCCCATCTAgagtaatattttaaaaaatgaagaacaatCTCGATTTAAAGTACTCATGCACGGTAATTAAGCACAATACATGCTTATGTGGGTCTATGCGTTTATCCAATGCACACGTTTTGGATAGTGATTGTAAATTCTCATGTATAATAATGGGTTAagttaaaaatatttatcattcaCAGGGGATAGTATGTCCAGAAAGAGCAAATATTTCATAATTAACGTATAAAACTACCTTCTTTATCACAATTTGGTAGAtgatttgatttcaaaactATAGGTAAGCCCAACCAGTATTCACAACATCACTTGTTCATTTAATCACAATTACTATAACAATCGATGCATGGATATATCTATAAAAACGAGACGCatgtactctctctctctctctctctctctctctctctctggcgtgcatatatgatatatatagagagagaagggggtggggggggggttATTGTTTAATGTTTGGTGGTGCACAACACCTGTAGTCTGTAGAGCGTAGAGGTATAAGTAGAGGAATTGCATACATTATGACATGGTGTATCTGACAAAAGAACCCACACGCACCACCCCTCTCCACACCCATTTATTCACTGCCCACTTGGACACCAGTCATATCATTTGTCagtcccctctctctctctctctctctctccccataACATTATCACATTATTCCATATCTACTACTCTCTTATATATGCTTATTATCTTCGTATCCTAATCATCAAACTGCTCCCCGGCCCCCGTTACATACGGGAGTTTCTCTCTACATATAACAATAATTCATGCATGACtgacacacacacacccacATACATGATATATACATACTCAAAGTACTCATAgtcacataaatatatatacatatataaaggGGAGAATCCTGTGTGGTTAACGTagacatatcatatatatatatatatatatatagagagagagagagagagagaggaaaaaactaATTGCACTCTTATTTGAGGACATCAACCCTTGTCTTCTGGGTCTTTGATGCTACGTACCTAGGTTATTTCATTCTTAAGTTTACTATCTACTTTacgccttttttttcttttcgttcTTAAGCTTCATCATTAatttcttgtatatatatatgcaaaatattttgggaaaaaaaaaactagtttatAAAATTTGTGATATATACTCTGTTTATGTGTCATGTGTGTGTACAAATAAAGAGActtattaaatataaaaagaaaagcgTAATTATTTAAGGAGGGAGGTTGGCAAGAGTTGCAGAGAAAGAAGGGAGAGAGAgattattgatgatgatgatctcgAAGGTATCAAAGGTTGTAAGTTTGACCGTCGACCAAAAAGGGAATCTAAGGACAATACAACACATGGCACTCACAACCCGTAAAAAAGCctgtaaaaattataaataaaaatgaacgctctctctttctctctctcggtAATCTAAATCATGTAATCATTCCCAACCCTTCGCCCTCTTCTTAGACTCGAAGAGAGAGGGAATGTAACTTTTGACCTAGGAACCATCTTTGGTTATGGTTGGACAAAAAAAATGACTTCTATCCTAGCTAACTATCTAGTATATATCTACACACTGTTAGAGCAATCATAATGGTGATTTTTTGATGGGGCATGGATAATGTATAaagatttatgttttgttgatgtggttgggtcaataaaatgtattgatacaatgatataaatttattggcttaatttgtgtaatagaggtggggctcgatatttatttttgtgtaaaaatatgtatatatattgaagtgGGTCCCATTTTGGACAAAGTGAGTCAACATGGGGCTAACCAAACACCCTTCCCCCATGCTTAGCCAATTAGAATTGAGGCGTTAAAAACTCCTTGTTGTGCCACTATTTGAGTCCATGGACatcaattttataaaaattaagatcTATGGGCAAGCAAATACTAcccattgcatttgctcttAGTGCTAAAAAATCCACTTGCGCACTTTTATAGTCAACACAAAGTCTACTCAGCATATATGATCAAAGCAAACCCGATAAACCCAAAATCGAGCCATTACTCGACAGGAGTAGGCCCGTTCGACCAAAGCCCATGGGCGATAATTAAGCCCATGGGTGCATGGCTCCACAGGCAACCATATTTATAGGCGACCAAGCCCACATATGACTAAGTAAGGCCTCTCGATGACCGGCGGACAAGATTATGTCCGCCTTAGGTATAAACGCCTAATTCAATCTTACTATTGCTAATCATTCTCATGCATACACATAATCCCCCCCTCTAAACCAAACATCAGAACCAACTATCTTTCTGCTTTGACTCTTCAGTCAACCATGTTAGGCCCCGTATCCTAACACGTACCTGTCGCCCAAAACCATCTTCCCACGATCAGCATGCAATCTACAGCGACGTGGCTTGCGTCACCTTTGGTCGCCCAAACAACCTAAACACTTAGCATCTCCTATTACCCAACCTTCAACCGAGCTCTCGACATCTCATTTCATCCATTGTATCTTACTTTCTTCATTGTCTTGCCTAAATTTACTTTCGACTACTGACTTGATCATTAAAGTTTTTTTTGACAGGTACCCTCAACCTTACTTTGTTTCTCAAGATTCGTTGTAGAAGGCCCACGACAAATTTTATTGATTATTCAACGATGGTAGATTCAGATATCTACAATACTCAATCGATAtacataattaatatatatactcCATCTCCATGTGGGTGTCAAAGTTAATTACTGGCTTTCACAAGAGCTTTAGTTTCAATTACTACAGTCAAATCTCCACCTTTGACTTTATCTTGGGTTTTCACATTGGAAGATTATAAAACAAATATGCATGCGAAATTGGCTTTTGAGCTGCCCGTAATATTCGCTGCTTAATTAGTATTCATCGCGAGTCCTCTATCTTGACACTCatacttatatacatatacagccCTTAATTTGGACTGTACACACCTGGATCATCGAAAAGACCAGGGTTTATTCATATTGTGTCTTCTATATGTCTATATACTGTATTGAAAGTCAGAATCTATCTATAtctatggattttttttttttttgataaaacatatctatggattttttttaataaggtatatgcgtgtgtgtgtgtgtgtatacattcCTACAAAGAGAGAATACTCGAATGAATGACGATTGCCAAGTGTTTATATTATGATCTTGCCACCCCAAAATAGAATGACATGTGTTTCTCATGTGTCTTCCCCCagtgatacatatatatatatatatatatatatatatatgtgcatctGCAGTCACCCCTTtatgcaacatatatatatatatatatatatatatatatatatatattgtggaaaagaaaaatgattgTCATGGCCCTGGGCCCAGCAATATGGGTGAAATGAAAGTCGATAAGCAGGAGGCGATGGACATGCAGCCCATACACTACCATGCTCTGATTAGACGTACATActacatatatgatataataCGTAcctatagttatatatatacatgcagatGCAGAGCCTCCCACCCTTCTTACTTCCTTCTCTCGATGATTTGATTTCGTAGGACCCACTCTTTTGCGTGATCACACGACACATTCAGAAATTGTAAATTAATAAGAGAACAATGCATATGCTTAGATACATAGTTGCCTTCTCCTTATAATTTGAAGGTTTGAATCATTTTTCAcgttaatattaataataattgaaaaatgagttaTCAAAAGTTCATTTATAGATAGTGGTGTTTAATTTGTAGATATATTATTATTCGCATGCTATTGTAGTATTGctatcttttcatttttaagAATGATAAAAATCCCAACAATTGTTGAGTTATATGCACGAAATGTCAAAGTGAATTCATAAGCTCCACATATTTCAGATATCATGTGCATATAAACTAGAACATCAGCTTCTGAATCTCTATCATAACTGTTTCCACTTCACATAAGAGAGGTGGCGCAAAAAAGATAGTTGTACAATTAAGAATAAAATGCTtcaatattattaatatatacattataatataataagagttttTAATTGCATAGGACAATTCCTATTTGTTTATATACAATACAgctatttatttatgtatttaaatAATTTGTACATACATACTTACATAGGAAGGCAGTGGGGAACTGGGATTGCATTGGAGAAATCAGCGGAGGAGCTTATGCTTAAGCACCCGTGCGGTGCCTTCTTGGAAACTAAAACCCTAACTGGCTAACTcttcatataaatatatacatatttattgcAAAATGCCATCAACTTCTCTCctttttgcactcttttccatgtccttctctctctctaaaactcaAAAAAGTATAATAGTAGATTTCCAAGAAAGCAAACACTTTATTAAAAGATTAAAAAGGAATTAAATAATGCCTTATTAATCCATTATATGCAAGATTTTTGATAGATATCACAATATATTCATGTGTTTAGACTCCAATTTCCTTTGGTTGGATCATTATTAATATTGTGCACTGtcttaatttttgtttctaagCTGTGTACGTACTAATATGTCTTAATTAATTGCATTGCATTGCATACAGAGAGTGTTGTTTCATTTTTCTTGCACATTATTTCAAGAAAGTTCCACCGATTAAGTGTTGACCTTAATTAACTTACTCAAGCAATATTAATGGTGGAAACAATCGAGctcttaaatatttattattcttttatctagctataaaataaaaataaacgcATGTATGCATATGCCAAGCAATATATATGAACCTtaccaaaaaaacacacaacatatatcatatatgagaATAGAGTCctaaagtcaagtcaaacaagagagagagagatgggtttGGTCTCATTTGTGGaaattgttaacatatatacatacacataggTTAGTACTATTAGTTTTGATAAAATAATGGGCAGAAGCTCATGCCTGTCTGTGACTGTCCTCTGCCATCCTAAATAGAATCCCATTCATAAGCTAACAACTCCTTGGAATGCtcattctctcctctctttctttcttgggtTTCtccaaatttatatatatatgtgtgtgtgtatgtatatgtgccACTGTCACACACAtagtattaaattattaattaaaacttCCCTGGCTGGCTAGCTAAACCCTAACTCAAGTTAGAAATTTTATAAACCTTGTTCGGGATTCAAACCCTGTTTTTGTGTTTGACTTGGACCTTGCTACTTGCTGGCTAGCCTTGCTTTCGTTGATCAAAATGatgaatacaaaaataataataaataaataaaaactcacagttattagttaattaattatttattctgTTAATTTGTAGAACCCAATTGGTCATTATATTGCCTAAGTTGATCCTTCCTTGGCACTCGCGTTCgtgaacatgcatgcatgtcctGCAACTAGTAAGTAATTGCTTTGCTTGTGACCTTATTAACTTGATTTCCTCTACCTTTTATTGGATTAATGGATATTATCTTATCTCCACtgtaaaattaattttcttattaatTATCATCTCCTTTAATTTTGGATGGGATGGGATTGTAGTTCGGGTGAATTTAACCAtcttttcactctctctctgttttttcttttgatggaACCATCTTTTCACTCTCTGCACAAGTAACATTCCATGTCCACATAAAACCATTAACACTCCTCTTTAATGTTTCTTATTCTTCCTCTTTAAGTTTGTGACCGGCCCAAATTAAGCCGAGTGTTTTCTTTCAACGGTAGAACAATGAGGTGGATCTCATGATCAAACAAGGCCTTCACATCTCAAAACAAAGACGGCCCCCAATACAAAGCCTTATGAATATTATTCATTCTTCTGCAGTTACACAACCATATAAATTATAACTTGTATTTACATTACAGATCATGAGTAATAATAAATAAGGCCAAAGCATCATGACAAAATATTGAACCCTTTTTGCTTCATTTTCCATTCCAGGACTAATGGACTAATTGTGCTGTGTAGAGGTCAGGTCATATTTGACTAGGACACGACGACAGAGAGGGGAGACCAGAATTTTCATCAGCATTTGCCACTTTGGATGTCTTTGAATGCTTGACGACAACATTCTCATCAACTCCCAGCCATTTCTTGATGAGCTGAAACACCGATTGGTTTCTCAACAATCCCCTGTGACTAGCACCAACTCCTACTCTTTCAGTTGCCGCAAACCCATCAGCCTGCAACAACACAAATTAAGACACATATCACTTCATACTCGAGCATGGGTGAAAAATATCACGTCCCATAGCAATCCCCCTACATGTATGGGGCTTAACtgataatcattttattttatctgtGGTCGTATTCCCTAAACCTTTCTTTCTGTGTACGAAGAATTTGCTTCATATTCTTGTTCGCCATGCAGCAAATCAAACCAGCTACTATAAACATTTCGAAGCAGACCACCTAATCTATAAGCCCCAAGATTAATGGACAAAGTTTCAGTTTCTTACTAAAAACAAAATGGAATGGGAGGACAGAACAAGCACCTTAACAGATTCTGCAGGAACAGTTCCATCTCCATCCACATAAGAATACTGAGGCTGCagccaacccaaaaaaaaaaaaaaaggtcaaatatgtagaaacataaaatttttacaTCATTGTAGGTGTAAAAGAGAGGCTTTTTTCCTGCAGCAAAGGCATATGAATTCAAGTAACGTACAATAACATTGTCATTGTCATTGTCATTTACTAGCTGCATCAAGAAAAGAGATTCTATATATAGCTTAAGCCACTGCCATATCaaagaaattttcaaaagaaTCAGATTATTTACCAAAGTGTGGCATATTTCGGACAAGTCTCCAATCGGAGATGTCTCTGTACCGTAGCTGCACAAGAACATACAACATTATGTCAACATCACAAAAATCTTAATTATTATGTTCCTGCCATCACCACCTTAGGAAATATGATCATCAAGTCAAGCCAAACGCTATCATGAGTCATGACAAACTAGCTTCTCATGTTGCCTAATATTAACAGCTACAACAATGTTCACTAAACTTGGCAAGTCCAGTAAAACTAGGAGCCTGACCCAATGCACGAGGCTAATGCCTATGAAGCTTTACCATGTATTGTGTAGAGGTTCCTTCTGTATGTAGAACCTATGAATGTTTGTTTACTTAGGTTCATTACAAATGCATTGTCAGCCTCCAACTTTCTTATACAGAAATGGGAAATGCAGGCAATGCCTTCAGATTCACAGATTAGCCGACTTCACAAATTAATCTTGCCACATACCGAACATCAAAAGGAGTGTCGAATGATGTTCCATAGATGTTGTAGAAGCAGACCCCAGGAGGCAGTAGGGCAGAATTGAGAAGCTGCCGAGTACTGGAAGCCCAATTGAGGATAGAGAGGTTGAATGGTAAAGCTACAGTGTTTCCATCATAAGTTAGCTGTGAACAATGAGATGTGATATGGTTGAGGCTGTAGATTCAAAGAAATAAGAGACAGATTTACAGCTAACAACTACAAGAAGTAACCTAAAATTGCATGGCCGAAAGTAATCAAGGGTATTAAACATAAACAGAGCAAGTACGTACGCTGCAATCCAACACAACTTACAACTTTCAGATGCAGTTTAACACCATTATGAAATCTTCAAAGGAATCAAGAGAAATGAAAAGCATGTTGTACCTCATTGTGCCTCAATGCTCCTTCAAAGATAGTGGTGCTTTCAGATGGGCCATAAGACTCCAGTTTGACAGATGTTTCTTCATCATTTGATAGCTTTCTCCAGACTTGAACTTGTGGTTGCTTTTCCCACTTAAATTCTGAATTCGGCAGCATCTCGTAAATTGATGGGCACTCAACCAACTATGCAGAAAAGATATGGGATACATATACATCACTTCAAATACCCAAGCAAAACCTTGTGATATCGATAACTACCCACTATTATCTTTTCTAATACAGTAAAAGAAGCACTTCATGCTATACAAGTACACATTTGCTTGCTTTTAGAACACCACCTTACTTGACAGCGAACACGACAGTTATAACATAGCgggaaaaaaagttaaaatgagAAATTACCAATTGGTGCATTGTCCACCTAGATACAAAAAAATTGCTTTTAAAGCCTTCAACAAACTGCAATCCAGTCAAGAGAGAATCATTTATGCATCCCGGTGCACCTGTCATGTATATTCTAGAATGATATTCAAACATACTTTAATGACATtaaacaagaacatgaaaaaatgaaatagaaacCAAAGTATTACAAATTATacaaacaaaattcaattaaGAACATTGCCCAATGAACAAGAAGTGTATCACACCGAAGTTCTCAACCAAGTAATCTTCATATATGTTTCAGAAATGTTCTCTGAAGCTAAGAATGTACAATTTAGATAAATTACCTTGAAAAGGACAAGCGATGCAGATCCACTTACTTACAAACTTGGAAAATACCTGGAAATGAGCAATCACAATCACCCTTAATACCTCAGTTATGGCACATGAAAAGGTTTGAAGTTCTCTTAATGCATTATGCTATATTCTaacaaaaataaagattttcGAGGATAGGCAAAAACATGCGCACATCATAATGAAGAGCCATGAAACAAGAAATGAGCAATCCACCCATTGAATGTGAAATTATATTGACTTTTCTATGACCAGAGGCATTGTATGCAGTTTCCAACTTTTCTTTAAGACCTTCCATCAGCTTGTCAATCCTGCCAACGATACAACATTTACACTGCTCAGGAAAAATATTGATGATTAATCAAGAGTTGTGAAGATATTAGTGCTACGCTTCAAGTAAACTTGGCCGGATATAGTACCGTGTAAGAATTGTacagacaaaaaaagaagaagaagaagaagaagaagaagaagactaaCAAGATGACTATACCTATTGCTCTGGcgaaaatcataaccatatccaaACAGTGTAGTTCCCTTCTTGTAACCACATTTAACTAGCATGTCGATCATGTCATGGAAGTGATAGACGTCCGTCAAATGTATAATTTTTACAAGCTGGAACATCAAAAGAATGTACCACCATAAAAAAAGACAGATGATAGTTTGATTTTTCTGGCAGATAACAATAAAAAGATGGAAACTTTAAGGTGAATCAATGATATCAAATGTTCTGAAGCTCAAGTGAAAGacgttttgaaatttgaatgaacTGGGAGCAGTCTAACATCTAGTGATCATTGCAGAGTTCTATGGTATCCAAACAAGAATGTTCTTTTGCATGTGAAGGACCAAATCATAGAAATTACATTCTAAGAAGCAGAGGAGagcaaaaacaagttgtaaaaAGTGATAATACTAATCGTTTCACTACTTGGGGGTAAAACTTTCAGCCTCACCAATGATGGATCCAAAATATCGATTGCATATAGCCCATAATCATCATCCGGTACCACAATTTCAGTTTCATCATCCAGTGGTTCTGTATAACCTGAAGACATCAATGTGAGCTTCTAAGAAACTaattaaccaaacaaaatctcccaatataacactaAAATATATCAGAAGTTTATGTTTCTGACAAGCAAAACACTATATATCTCCGTTGAAACATCTATCTATGCACACATATATCCAATTCTACAAAGACATATATCAAAGAACTAATATAAATGGACATATAGATGTGTATGAGAGTGAGTACTTAACTAACCATGAAAGAACACAACACTCACACAGTCATACACGTGTATGTGTGTGACGGTGTGAGAGACGAGAGACAGAGAGGAACCTGTTTTGGGATTATAGAGCGACCAGACCCTCTTCTTGAACTCCAACTCGGCTAGGAAGAGTCGGACCCATACCCGGGTCTCAAACCCGTACTTGTTCCTCTTTGAATGAAGAATTGAGCCCCCGATTCCCGAAACCAGCAGGACCGGGTCGAGATCGTCCTCCTGGGTCTTTGGGTAGTCGAAACACGGGCACCTTCCGAACATTATCGAATTCTACTTGAGCCGAAGTCAGTGGTGGAGTTCAGTTCGAGTTTGGAACATTATCGAATTCTACTACGTGGGTGTTGGTTACTTTTCCGGTGTGACATTTTTAAAGACGGAGGAGTGGACGCTTGGAGACGGAAAGGAGAATGAACCTTTCTTTCATTTTAGCCCTTCAACTTTTCACTTATTTTGTTGTACTGCCCacaattttgttattattattattatttctcttATCATGGTCTttcaaagaataataataataataatgaagcaTGATAGAAAATGTTTTGAAACTAACACTTTATTTAAATTCTGGTGATGATGCATATCATAGGAAAAGTGGAAAACAAGTACAATATTTGCGTGATTTCTTTTGGGAGGTAACAACAAATTCAACACTTGAGACTTACATAACATAAGATAAGATATGGACTGATACTATCATACCATATAggaagttgaagttgaagttggAGTTGgaataaaaataacataaacTAATCACTCACAATGTTTGTAAAGTATGATTTGTTTTGtatatacaagaaaaaaaagaaagtatgtTTTATTCCAACATTGCATAAAAAGCCAAGTTGGGGGTGGGAAGGATAGATTCGTAAGACGACAAATGACAAAGGGAGAAATGGAAATGTTGCAACATAGTGACCCCAGACCATCAAATCAAATGAATGGAATGGGACAGGATAGGACAGGACATTAGTAATGACTAATGAGTTTCATGTGTTTTATCAATTGCCACGTGGATATCTTTTTATATTTTCCGTGGGCATCTTCTCCTCTTTTGGTACCTACCTAATAGTCTCTACCTGTACAACCATCTCATATTCAACTGATAACTCTAGAAATCCACTTGTGAATGTGAgcaaattaaaatcaatttgATCAGGAGCGGGCATCAAATGAGTATATGCCCCTGGAATTGTGCTTACGAATATCCAACAGGCACAGGCACAGGCACAGGCACGTTTCGTTTGACTAGCAGTCCCATACCCATTGATTTATCATATAATCATCTTACTACCATCTTTTTTCATTGGGATTTTCCTCTGCTCATAAGACTCTTAAAAAGGTTAAGGAGAACCTAAACTGCCATTCGAATATAAGATGCTTCACTTTTTTAATAGATTTCtccaaacataaataaaaccTCTCACCAGGAGGATTTTCCAACTGATGAATATCCACACAAACATTAATCAACGTTAAACCAGAATTATAAATAACCCGCGTCTATAATAATCAACCGGTAAAACTCCTAGAAAGATAACTGTCATCAAGTAGCTCAAGACATGCCATTTCAACCACATAAAAACCAAGTCATAAAATCCAACTCTCAAAACTCATTACTTCCAAAGCT
Proteins encoded in this window:
- the LOC120000856 gene encoding phospholipase A(1) LCAT3 isoform X1, translated to MFGRCPCFDYPKTQEDDLDPVLLVSGIGGSILHSKRNKYGFETRVWVRLFLAELEFKKRVWSLYNPKTGYTEPLDDETEIVVPDDDYGLYAIDILDPSLLVKIIHLTDVYHFHDMIDMLVKCGYKKGTTLFGYGYDFRQSNRIDKLMEGLKEKLETAYNASGHRKVNIISHSMGGLLISCFMALHYDVFSKFVSKWICIACPFQGAPGCINDSLLTGLQFVEGFKSNFFVSRWTMHQLLVECPSIYEMLPNSEFKWEKQPQVQVWRKLSNDEETSVKLESYGPSESTTIFEGALRHNELTYDGNTVALPFNLSILNWASSTRQLLNSALLPPGVCFYNIYGTSFDTPFDVRYGTETSPIGDLSEICHTLPQYSYVDGDGTVPAESVKADGFAATERVGVGASHRGLLRNQSVFQLIKKWLGVDENVVVKHSKTSKVANADENSGLPSLSSCPSQI
- the LOC120000856 gene encoding phospholipase A(1) LCAT3 isoform X2, producing MFGRCPCFDYPKTQEDDLDPVLLVSGIGGSILHSKRNKYGFETRVWVRLFLAELEFKKRVWSLYNPKTGYTEPLDDETEIVVPDDDYGLYAIDILDPSLLVKIIHLTDVYHFHDMIDMLVKCGYKKGTTLFGYGYDFRQSNRIDKLMEGLKEKLETAYNASGHRKVNIISHSMGGLLISCFMALHYDVFSKFVSKWICIACPFQGAPGCINDSLLTGLQFVEGFKSNFFVSRWTMHQLLVECPSIYEMLPNSEFKWEKQPQVQVWRKLSNDEETSVKLESYGPSESTTIFEGALRHNELYHSTSLSSIGLPVLGSFSILPYCLLGSASTTSMEHHSTLLLMFATVQRHLRLETCPKYATLCLSILMWMEMELFLQNLLRLMGLRQLKE